In Tenrec ecaudatus isolate mTenEca1 chromosome 5, mTenEca1.hap1, whole genome shotgun sequence, the following are encoded in one genomic region:
- the ZNF510 gene encoding zinc finger protein 510, with protein sequence MNSSQASVSFKDVAVELTQEEWQHMGPAQRTLYRDVMLENYSHLVSVGYCILKPEMIFKLEQGEEPKFLEEEFSKKNWLEDDKNVKVKDKHLEQVIFINNKTLTIEEEKVFEKPFNLHMEIPVSSTNIPCQFGSWEMNLQNISESVDNRDYLTKKVVCENLPLNITFERIHTREKRYVYNKAMKTLTYKKGIAELQRFQALKQAFECNKFRNVFYDNDACITHTRSPGRETSYKDDEYKIDCAFDDNRTGTGEKCSAITQFHKVRLAVKYYDGDESGDHYSRKSYPTQLQRAVARESLFVCYDRTKTGGKPFAYNKSGKSCSATAHRICQRTHPKVRPYTCYECGKSFSQKGHLIQHQRTHTGEKPFKCNECGKAFSQKSHLNTHQRIHTAEKPYKCNECGKTFVQKSTLRGHQRIHTGEKPYECSVCGKTFVQKSTLRDHHRIHTGEKSFQCNECGKTFGQKSNLRIHQTTHSEEKSYQCNECEKSFWRKDHLIQHQKTHTGEKPFKCNECGKTFARRSTLKVHQRIHTGEKPFKCNECGKKFARTSTLRVHQRIHTGEKPFQCNRCGKTFSQMSNLRIHQRTHSDQVSHDVILMG encoded by the exons GCATCAGTGTCCTTCAAGGACGTGGCTGTGGAGCTCACCCAGGAGGAGTGGCAGCACATGGGCCCTGCCCAGAGGACTCTGTACAGAGATGTGATGCTGGAGAACTACAGCCACCTCGTCTCAGTGG GGTActgcattttaaaaccagaaatgaTCTTCAAGTTGGAGCAAGGGGAAGAACCTAAGTTCCTAGAGGAGGAATTCTCCAAAAAGAACTGGCTAG aAGATGACAAGAATGTGAAAGTGAAAGATAAACACTTGGAACAAGTAATATTTATTAATAACAAAACATTGACTATAGAGGAAGAAAAAGTTTTTGAAAAGCCATTCAATCTTCATATGGAGATTCCTGTTTCTTCAACAAACATTCCCTGTCAATTTGGATCATGGGAAATGAATTTGCAAAACATTTCTGAATCTGTTGATAACAGAGACTATTTAACAAAGAAGGTTGTATGTGAGAATTTACCTTTAAATATTACATTTGAGAGAATTCATACCAGAGAAAAAAGGTATGTATATAACAAAGCCATGAAAACTCTAACTTATAAGAAAGGTATTGCTGAACTTCAAAGGTTTCAGGCTCTGAAGCAAGCTTTTGAATGTAATAAATTCAGGAATGTTTTCTATGATAATGATGCTTGTATTACACATACGCGTTCTCCTGGGAGAGAAACATCCTATAAAGATGATGAGTATAAGATTGATTGTGCATTTGATGACAACAGAACTGGTACAGGGGAGAAATGCTCTGCTATTACTCAGTTCCATAAAGTTCGTCTGGCTGTGAAATATTATGACGGTGATGAAAGTGGTGATCATTACAGCAGGAAGTCATATCCCACTCAACTTCAGAGAGCTGTTGCCAGAGAGAGTTTATTTGTATGTTACGACAGAACAAAAACTGGTGGTAAACCCTTTGCATATAATAAAAGTGGAAAATCCTGCTCAGCAACAGCCCACAGAATATGCCAGAGAACTCACCCCAAGGTAAGGCCCTATACATGTTATGAATGTGGGAAATCCTTCAGTCAAAAGGGCCATCTTATTCAACACCAGAGAAcgcacactggagagaaaccatttaaatgtaatgaatgtgggaaagctttctCCCAGAAGTCACACCTCAATACACaccaaagaattcacacagcagagaaaccatataaatgtaatgaatgtgggaaaacttttGTGCAGAAGTCAACCCTCCGAGGACATCAGAGAATTCATACAGGAGAGAAGCCCTATGAATGTAGTGTATGTGGAAAGACTTTTGTTCAGAAGTCAACTCTTAGAGATCATCATAGAATTCACACAGGAGAGAAATCCTTTCAATGTAAtgaatgtgggaaaacttttGGACAGAAGTCAAACCTCAGAATACATCAAACAACTCACAGTGAGGAGAAATCTTACCAATGTAATGAATGTGAAAAATCCTTTTGGCGAAAAGACCATCTCATTCAACATCAGAAAACTCACACAGGAGAGAAACCATTTAAATGCAATGAATGTGGGAAAACGTTTGCTAGGAGATCAACACTGAAAGTACACCAGAGAATTCACACAGGAGAGAAACCATTCAAATGTAATGAATGTGGGAAAAAATTTGCTAGGACATCAACACTGAGAGTACACCAGAGAattcatacaggagagaaacccttTCAATGTAATAGATGTGGTAAAACTTTTAGTCAGATGTCAAATCTCAGAATACACCAGAGAACCCACAGTGACCAGGTGTCTCATGATGTAATACTTATGGGATAG